The Urocitellus parryii isolate mUroPar1 chromosome 6, mUroPar1.hap1, whole genome shotgun sequence genome includes a window with the following:
- the Pygo1 gene encoding pygopus homolog 1, giving the protein MSAEQEKDPISLKRVRGGDSGLDGLGGPGVQLGSPDKKKRKANTQGPSFPPLSEYAPPPNPNSDHLVAANPFDDNYNTISYKPLPSSNPYLGPGYPGFGGYSTFRMPPHVPPRMSSPYCGPYSLRNQPHPFPQNPLGMGFNRPHAFNFGPHDNSSFGNPSYNNVLNQNINMPNQHFRQNPAENFNQIPPQNTSQVSNPDLASNFVPGNNSSFTSPLESNHSFIPPPNTFGQAKAPPPKQDFSQGATKNTNQNSSAHPPHLNMEDTVNQSNIELKNVNRNNAVNQENSRSSSTEATNNSHANGTQNKPRQPRGATDACTTEKSNKSSLHPTRHGHSSSDPVYPCGICTNEVNDDQDAILCEASCQKWFHRICTGMTETAYGLLTAEASAVWGCDTCMADKDVQLMRTRETFGPPAVGSDA; this is encoded by the exons gtggtgaTAGTGGACTGGATGGGTTAGGAGGACCAGGTGTGCAACTAGGAAGCCCAGATAAGAAAAAACGAAAGGCAAATACACAG ggaccttcttttcctccattatCTGAGTATGCTCCACCACCGAATCCAAACTCTGACCATCTAGTGGCTGCTAATCCATTTGATGACAACTATAATACTATTTCCTATAAACCACTACCTTCATCAAATCCATATCTTGGCCCTGGTTATCCTGGCTTTGGAGGCTATAGCACATTCAGAATGCCACCTCACGTTCCCCCAAGAATGTCTTCCCCTTATTGTGGACCTTATTCGCTCAGGAATCAGCCACACCCATTTCCTCAGAATCCTTTGGGCATGGGTTTTAATCGACCTCATGCTTTTAACTTTGGGCCACATGATAATTCAAGTTTTGGAAATCCATCTTATAATAATGTACTAAATCAGAATATTAACATGCCTAATCAACATTTTAGACAAAATCCTGCTGAAAACTTTAATCAGATTCCTCCACAGAATACTAGCCAAGTATCTAACCCTGATTTGGCATCTAATTTTGTCCCTGGAAATAATTCAAGTTTTACTTCTCCATTAGAATCTAATCATTCTTTTATTCCACCTCCAAACACTTTTGGTCAAGCAAAAGCACCACCTCCGAAACAAGACTTTAGTCAAGGAGCAACTAAAAACACTAATCAAAATTCATCTGCTCATCCACCTCACTTAAATATGGAGGATACAGTGAATCAGAGcaatattgaattaaaaaatgttaatcgAAACAATGCAGTAAATCAGGAGAACAGTCGTTCAAGTAGCACTGAAGCTACAAACAACAGCCATGCAAATGGGACACAGAACAAGCCACGACAACCTAGAGGTGCAACAGATGCCTGCACCACTGAAAAAAGCAATAAATCATCTCTCCACCCAACCCGTCACGGCCATTCGTCTTCTGACCCAGTGTATCCTTGTGGAATTTGTACAAATGAAGTGAATGATGATCAGGATGCCATCTTATGTGAGGCCTCTTGTCAGAAATGGTTTCACCGGATCTGTACTGGAATGACTGAAACAGCTTATGGCCTACTAACAGCAGAAGCATCAGCAGTATGGGGCTGTGATACCTGTATGGCTGATAAAGATGTCCAATTAATGCGCACTAGAGAAACTTTTGGTCCACCTGCAGTGGGCAGTGATGCTTAA